A region from the Cryptosporangium arvum DSM 44712 genome encodes:
- a CDS encoding leucine-rich repeat domain-containing protein has translation MSGTLKIDWRDGEHGIWVVPREPWTPAHTQRFIELGAAGLSLGAAGWRAATHETSVAFLRDLVGLRHLLVMPMEGEHDWSVLGELPHLETLWLDIPGLKPIPDLERLTAIRRLILEWHPGQEQLLMSIPPLAELGIVRWGLADLTALTTHLTTLQQLHLTSARRITSLGDLEPATTLESLRLTYCTRLNTLEPLSQLTGLRRLAIDRCGKLSDFSALGTLRNLRALELANTTIDDLDALRGLPDLEYLSIDGNVRSGDLSPLLALPALRILFFQNRKHYSHRVTEIQEALGLDPAAYPEPGLRSEEIK, from the coding sequence GTGAGCGGAACGCTGAAGATCGACTGGCGAGACGGTGAGCACGGGATTTGGGTGGTGCCGCGAGAGCCATGGACGCCTGCGCATACCCAGCGGTTCATCGAACTCGGCGCTGCCGGCCTGAGCCTCGGCGCTGCTGGATGGCGCGCCGCGACTCACGAGACCAGCGTCGCCTTTCTTCGCGACCTCGTCGGTTTGAGGCATCTGCTCGTGATGCCGATGGAGGGCGAGCACGATTGGTCGGTGCTCGGCGAGTTGCCCCACTTGGAGACCCTCTGGCTCGATATCCCCGGCCTGAAACCGATCCCAGATCTGGAGCGCCTGACCGCTATCCGCCGGCTGATCCTGGAATGGCATCCTGGGCAGGAACAGCTCTTGATGTCGATCCCGCCGCTGGCCGAGTTGGGAATCGTGCGGTGGGGATTGGCCGACCTCACAGCACTCACCACCCACCTCACGACACTCCAGCAGCTGCACCTGACCTCCGCGCGGCGAATAACCAGCCTCGGAGACCTCGAACCAGCGACCACCCTGGAATCGTTGCGCCTGACCTACTGCACGCGCCTGAACACCTTGGAACCACTCTCACAGCTGACCGGGCTGCGTCGTCTGGCCATCGATCGCTGCGGGAAACTCTCCGACTTCTCCGCGCTGGGCACTCTGCGCAACCTGCGCGCCCTCGAACTCGCCAACACCACGATCGACGACCTCGACGCCCTCCGCGGCCTACCCGACCTTGAGTATCTGTCCATCGACGGCAACGTCCGATCCGGCGACCTCTCGCCGCTCCTCGCCCTACCAGCGCTGCGCATCCTGTTCTTCCAGAACCGGAAGCACTACAGCCACCGCGTCACCGAGATCCAGGAAGCGCTCGGCCTCGACCCGGCCGCCTATCCCGAGCCCGGCCTTCGCTCCGAAGAAATCAAGTAG
- a CDS encoding ISL3 family transposase, giving the protein MVGGESGVLLAAGVRGQRAECPGCTASSTRVHSRYRRRIADAPTAGRSTQIWLRVRRFFCENTACEKKTFVEQVAGLTRRWARCTDSLRRMLTAVGLALAGRAGARLTAVLGMPVSRHSLLRLVRGLPDPPVSPVSPVTVLGVDDYAVKRGHHYGTVLVDCQTGKAIDLLLGRDADPLAEWLQAHPKPVVICRDRATAYAEGAATGAPEAQQVADRFHLWQNLATAVERTVIGHKRCLEEPAVPAAETSRSPATEPTGAMADRRKANHALVHDLVAQGASFRQIAEHLGWSQRTVARYAHAKAWQELMVGQKPRPSLLDPFIPYLRERIDQGCLRATRLHREVTTQGFTGGYGIVRAFVEQHRMKPDLERVRRPASVREVTGWICRHPDNLVEHDSQRLQAILERCPELNTAAELVRSFADMLTHLHGHRLGTWIASAQASAPSPIARFATSLTNDLAAVTAGLSQPHNSGPVEGNVNRIKMIKRQMYGRARFDLLRKRVLLAR; this is encoded by the coding sequence GTGGTCGGCGGCGAGTCCGGAGTGCTGTTGGCCGCCGGAGTTCGTGGACAGCGTGCCGAGTGTCCAGGATGCACCGCGTCCTCGACGCGGGTGCATTCCCGGTATCGGCGCAGGATCGCCGACGCGCCGACGGCCGGTCGGTCCACTCAGATCTGGCTGCGGGTGCGCCGGTTCTTCTGCGAGAACACCGCCTGCGAGAAGAAGACCTTCGTCGAGCAGGTCGCCGGGTTGACGCGCCGGTGGGCGCGCTGCACCGACAGTTTGCGGCGGATGCTGACCGCGGTCGGGCTGGCGCTGGCTGGTCGAGCCGGAGCTCGTCTGACCGCCGTGTTAGGGATGCCAGTCAGCCGTCATAGCCTGCTTCGGCTGGTCAGAGGCTTACCGGATCCGCCGGTGAGTCCGGTGAGTCCGGTGACGGTCCTGGGGGTCGATGACTACGCGGTCAAACGCGGCCATCACTACGGCACCGTGCTGGTCGACTGCCAGACCGGGAAAGCCATCGACCTGCTGCTCGGCAGGGACGCCGACCCACTCGCTGAGTGGCTGCAGGCGCACCCGAAACCGGTGGTGATCTGCCGGGACAGGGCCACCGCCTATGCCGAAGGCGCCGCCACCGGGGCACCCGAGGCGCAACAGGTCGCTGACCGTTTCCACCTGTGGCAGAACCTCGCCACGGCGGTCGAACGCACCGTCATCGGACACAAGAGGTGCCTGGAAGAGCCCGCTGTCCCGGCTGCCGAGACCTCCAGGTCACCCGCCACCGAGCCGACCGGAGCGATGGCCGATCGCCGCAAGGCCAACCACGCGCTTGTCCACGACCTCGTCGCCCAGGGCGCGAGTTTCCGGCAGATCGCGGAGCATCTGGGCTGGAGTCAACGAACAGTGGCCCGGTATGCGCACGCCAAAGCCTGGCAGGAGCTGATGGTCGGCCAGAAACCACGGCCCAGCCTCCTCGACCCCTTCATCCCCTACCTGCGTGAACGCATCGATCAGGGCTGTCTGCGCGCCACCCGACTGCACCGCGAAGTCACCACGCAGGGCTTCACCGGCGGCTACGGAATCGTCCGAGCCTTCGTCGAACAGCACCGCATGAAGCCCGACCTGGAGCGGGTGCGGCGGCCGGCGTCGGTGCGAGAGGTGACCGGCTGGATCTGCCGACACCCCGACAACCTGGTTGAACACGACAGCCAGCGTCTCCAGGCGATCCTCGAGCGATGCCCTGAACTGAACACCGCCGCCGAGCTGGTGCGATCCTTCGCGGACATGCTCACCCACCTGCACGGACACCGGCTCGGCACGTGGATCGCCTCGGCCCAGGCCTCCGCGCCGTCGCCGATCGCGCGCTTCGCCACCAGCTTGACCAACGATCTGGCCGCGGTCACGGCAGGCCTGAGCCAGCCGCACAACTCCGGGCCGGTCGAGGGCAACGTCAACCGGATCAAGATGATCAAACGACAGATGTATGGCCGCGCCCGCTTCGACCTCCTCCGCAAGCGGGTGCTGCTCGCCCGATGA
- a CDS encoding glycoside hydrolase family 2 TIM barrel-domain containing protein, with product MVHRSRNLSRHPTDRVRPDTHPPRRNQGVHPTDASLWSPDSPSLYTARSVLRDDADVLDRHETSLGIRALQLDPIKGLRINGETVKLRGACVHHDNGLLGSATIARAEERRVELLKAAGFNAIRSSHDPMSQAMLDACDRLGVLVTDETFDGITGFVSVLDVVQMMQANATRQRDSGQEAAGGGVNDLMNSAADFMNQLPGRQGPLSDDFACQR from the coding sequence CTGGTACACCGGAGCCGGAATCTATCGCGACACCCGACTGATCGTGTCCGGCCTGACACACATCCCCCACGACGGAACCAGGGAGTCCACCCCACGGACGCCTCGCTGTGGAGCCCGGACTCGCCGTCTCTCTACACCGCGCGTTCCGTCCTCCGCGATGACGCCGACGTCCTTGACCGTCACGAGACGAGCCTCGGCATCCGTGCCCTACAGCTCGACCCCATCAAGGGCCTTCGCATCAACGGCGAGACCGTCAAACTGCGCGGGGCGTGCGTTCACCACGACAACGGCCTCCTGGGCTCGGCCACGATCGCCCGGGCGGAAGAGCGACGCGTCGAGCTCTTGAAAGCCGCCGGCTTCAATGCCATCCGCAGCTCTCACGACCCGATGAGTCAAGCGATGCTCGATGCCTGTGACCGGCTCGGAGTCCTCGTCACGGACGAGACCTTCGACGGGATCACCGGGTTCGTCTCCGTCCTGGACGTCGTCCAGATGATGCAGGCCAACGCCACCCGACAACGCGACAGCGGGCAAGAAGCAGCCGGTGGCGGTGTCAACGACCTCATGAACTCCGCTGCCGATTTCATGAACCAGCTACCTGGTCGACAAGGACCTCTTTCCGATGATTTCGCTTGCCAGAGGTGA
- a CDS encoding dipeptide ABC transporter ATP-binding protein, producing MTALLTVENLSIRFGATHAVDDLSFTLEPGAALGIVGESGSGKSATALALLGLHTDARVTGRIVYRDVDLVAADPSTLRALRGAEIAMVFQDPLSALSPFHSVGHQIAEVYRLHTGASAKQARARAVEVLDQVHIPDAARRARAHPHEFSGGMRQRALIAMALACRPRLIVADEPTTALDVTVQAQILDLLDEVRATTSAALVLISHDLGVVAGSADEVVVMRAGCEVEQGPVDEVLVRPTAPYTRELVAAVPSTADGGPRNANEQGGRALMRLEGVTKVYPLPRRGLRRVEGMRAVDDVTLDVHEGETLGLVGESGTGKSTLARIMAGLVSPTDGTRSFDGPPGAIQMVFQDSLSSLNPRRTIGDSITEPLRLIKAANARERVDYLLERVGLTAAAYDRYPHELSGGMRQRVGIARALAPHPRLILCDEPVSSLDVTTQAQVLALLNDIRREDGLTLVFVSHDLAVVRRVADRIAVMHAGRIVELGDAERVYTAPEHDYTRALLAAMPVTDPVEARRRRELRRRTLINID from the coding sequence GTGGAGAACCTGTCGATCCGCTTCGGCGCGACCCACGCCGTGGACGATCTGTCGTTCACGCTGGAACCCGGCGCGGCCCTCGGGATCGTCGGGGAGTCCGGGTCGGGGAAGAGCGCCACCGCGCTCGCTCTGCTCGGGCTGCACACCGACGCCCGGGTGACCGGTCGAATCGTCTACCGGGACGTCGATCTGGTGGCCGCCGACCCCTCGACGCTCCGGGCGCTGCGCGGCGCCGAGATCGCGATGGTCTTCCAGGACCCGCTGTCCGCGCTGAGCCCGTTCCACTCGGTCGGGCACCAGATCGCCGAGGTGTACCGGCTGCACACCGGGGCGTCGGCGAAACAGGCGCGGGCCCGGGCGGTCGAGGTGCTCGACCAGGTGCACATCCCCGACGCGGCGCGCCGGGCCCGGGCCCACCCCCACGAGTTCTCCGGGGGGATGCGCCAGCGGGCGCTGATCGCGATGGCGCTGGCGTGCCGGCCCCGGCTGATCGTCGCCGACGAACCGACGACCGCGCTCGACGTCACCGTCCAGGCACAGATCCTCGATCTGCTCGACGAAGTGCGTGCGACGACGTCAGCGGCGCTCGTCCTGATCAGCCACGATCTGGGCGTGGTGGCGGGCTCCGCCGACGAGGTCGTCGTCATGCGCGCCGGCTGCGAGGTCGAACAGGGCCCGGTCGACGAGGTACTGGTCCGCCCCACCGCCCCCTATACCCGCGAACTGGTCGCCGCGGTCCCTTCCACCGCGGACGGGGGCCCCCGGAACGCGAACGAACAGGGCGGCCGCGCGCTGATGCGGCTCGAGGGCGTCACGAAGGTCTATCCGCTGCCTCGGCGGGGCCTCCGTAGGGTGGAGGGAATGCGTGCGGTCGACGACGTGACGCTGGACGTCCACGAGGGTGAGACGCTCGGGCTGGTCGGCGAGAGCGGCACGGGCAAGTCCACGCTCGCCCGGATCATGGCCGGGCTCGTGTCCCCGACCGACGGCACGCGCAGCTTCGACGGGCCTCCCGGCGCGATCCAGATGGTGTTCCAGGACTCGCTGTCCTCCCTCAATCCGCGGCGCACCATCGGCGACAGCATCACCGAACCCCTCCGCCTGATCAAGGCGGCCAACGCGCGCGAGCGTGTCGACTACCTCCTCGAACGCGTGGGTCTCACCGCGGCCGCCTACGACCGCTACCCGCACGAACTATCCGGCGGCATGCGCCAACGCGTCGGCATCGCCCGCGCGCTGGCCCCGCACCCCCGGCTGATCCTCTGCGACGAACCGGTCTCCTCACTGGACGTCACCACCCAGGCCCAGGTTCTCGCCCTGCTGAACGACATCCGTCGCGAAGACGGGTTGACGCTCGTCTTCGTCTCCCACGACCTCGCGGTCGTCCGCCGGGTCGCCGACCGCATCGCCGTGATGCACGCCGGCCGGATCGTCGAGCTCGGCGACGCCGAACGCGTCTACACCGCTCCCGAGCACGACTACACGCGCGCCCTGCTGGCGGCCATGCCGGTGACCGACCCGGTCGAAGCCAGACGCCGCCGCGAACTACGGCGACGCACCCTGATCAATATTGACTAA
- a CDS encoding arginase family protein: MNRLHQAAADVVAQASRPLVLSGDCPTSRAAVSVVQRRHQDLAVVWLDAHGDFNTPVITTSGYLGGMALAMLTGRTPDLFDDTLGLTPLPDTSVVLADGRDLDPAERDSLNASQVRRVSADPTAVASALGDLGPTPVYLHLDIDVIDSAELRGARFPSGPGPSLSQIEECLTAACAIADVRGAYLACAWLPDHVGQPTSRDTITRLTRALGADLAWPESGGH; the protein is encoded by the coding sequence CGCTGGTCCTCTCCGGCGACTGCCCCACCTCACGCGCAGCGGTGAGCGTGGTCCAGCGCCGTCATCAGGATCTGGCTGTGGTGTGGCTGGATGCCCATGGCGACTTCAATACACCCGTGATCACGACCAGCGGCTACCTCGGCGGCATGGCGCTGGCCATGTTGACCGGCCGGACACCCGATCTGTTCGACGACACCCTCGGCCTGACACCCCTCCCCGATACCAGCGTCGTCCTCGCCGATGGCCGCGACCTCGACCCCGCCGAGCGGGACTCCTTGAACGCCAGCCAGGTTCGGCGGGTCTCCGCCGACCCGACCGCCGTGGCCTCCGCCCTCGGCGACCTCGGTCCCACCCCGGTCTATCTCCACCTCGACATCGACGTCATCGACAGCGCGGAGTTGCGCGGCGCGCGCTTTCCGTCCGGCCCCGGGCCCTCCCTCTCCCAGATCGAGGAGTGCCTGACCGCCGCCTGCGCCATCGCTGACGTGAGAGGCGCCTACCTCGCCTGCGCGTGGCTCCCGGACCATGTCGGCCAGCCCACCTCGCGGGACACGATCACCCGGCTCACCCGGGCGCTCGGCGCCGACCTCGCCTGGCCTGAGTCGGGTGGCCACTGA
- a CDS encoding peptidoglycan-binding domain-containing protein → MKRIAFRKTVITSTVALAIAGGMVGVAQPAYAAPDCSTTVNVHVPQYPVHKVVPATGSGSVDCELGYGNQSSAVRALQVSLNYCHGAGLDTDGMYGPATRNAVRNVQRAKGIPVDGRYGPQTRNAMNHAYFWDAGGFQNCGPYA, encoded by the coding sequence ATGAAACGAATTGCTTTCAGGAAAACCGTCATCACGTCGACCGTCGCGCTGGCTATTGCCGGTGGCATGGTCGGTGTCGCCCAGCCGGCGTACGCCGCACCGGATTGCAGCACGACGGTCAACGTGCATGTCCCGCAATATCCCGTCCACAAGGTGGTTCCGGCTACCGGCAGCGGCAGCGTCGATTGCGAGCTGGGCTACGGCAACCAGAGTTCCGCCGTGCGCGCTCTGCAGGTGTCGCTCAACTACTGCCACGGGGCGGGCCTGGACACCGACGGGATGTACGGACCCGCCACGAGGAACGCGGTCCGCAACGTCCAGCGCGCGAAGGGCATCCCGGTCGATGGCCGCTACGGCCCGCAGACCCGCAACGCGATGAACCACGCGTACTTCTGGGATGCCGGCGGATTCCAAAACTGTGGCCCTTACGCCTGA